A region of Paenimyroides aestuarii DNA encodes the following proteins:
- a CDS encoding ferritin-like domain-containing protein, producing MNLLKILNKLSDDQFYTKQASRLDALTGMADIGTKAAIAALPLGLGSLFTTTAQAKNNATTAPNAFAAGALTDALQLALTLEYLEDEYYRMGLDAGGLIPSADRTVFMQIAKHETAHVAFLKAALTSLGETPVAKPTFDFTAGGNFNPFTDYNQFLILAQAFEDTGVRAYKGQAGNVMGNKQILQAALQIHSVEARHASQIRRMRNNKGWIELDNGGNMPAATNAVYAGEENITQAGFNTANAFGAAAGSAAYDEVLSGSDAATIAGLFIV from the coding sequence ATGAATTTACTAAAGATATTAAACAAGCTTTCAGATGATCAATTCTACACAAAACAAGCTTCAAGATTAGATGCCCTCACAGGCATGGCCGACATAGGAACTAAAGCGGCAATAGCAGCACTGCCGTTGGGTTTGGGTAGTTTGTTTACAACAACTGCTCAAGCAAAAAACAACGCTACAACTGCTCCAAATGCTTTTGCAGCAGGTGCATTGACCGATGCTTTGCAATTGGCACTCACCTTAGAATATTTAGAAGATGAATATTACCGCATGGGGTTAGATGCCGGCGGCTTGATACCATCAGCAGACCGAACTGTTTTTATGCAAATTGCAAAACACGAAACAGCACATGTAGCTTTTCTAAAAGCAGCATTAACGTCATTGGGCGAAACTCCGGTAGCAAAACCCACTTTTGATTTTACAGCAGGTGGCAATTTTAACCCTTTTACAGACTATAACCAGTTTCTAATTTTGGCACAAGCATTTGAAGACACCGGAGTACGTGCTTATAAAGGCCAGGCAGGAAATGTGATGGGCAACAAACAAATACTGCAAGCTGCTTTACAAATACACTCGGTTGAAGCACGCCATGCCTCGCAAATACGCCGAATGCGCAACAACAAAGGCTGGATTGAATTAGACAATGGCGGCAATATGCCGGCCGCAACCAATGCTGTTTATGCTGGCGAAGAAAACATTACCCAAGCAGGTTTTAACACCGCCAATGCATTTGGTGCAGCAGCTGGATCGGCAGCCTATGATGAGGTACTAAGCGGATCGGATGCAGCCACGATAGCCGGCTTGTTCATTGTATAA